The genomic segment gagcccagaggctttGCTGAACACACCTCGTCTGCCATGGCCCAGCAGCTTTGCTGTAGAGTTTTCCAGCTTGAGCAAGCCAGGCCAGGGCAGAATAAAAAGAGAGATGGGTGTCATTGGGTACTTAAAGTCTGACTTGCCCGTGCTTTCCCTGGCCAGAGGTCCCCGCGTTGCAGCTGCCATAAGGATCTGATGTTTGTCCCGCGGGGCccgggcagcccctgccacagtgCTGTGGCACAGGCCTCTGCTGACCTACCCAAAAGCCACATATTTTTTGTCCAGGTACGGAGCTGGCTGAAAGGTGATGTAGAACTGGGAGCTGTTGCTGTGTCGGCCCTTGTTGGCCATCCCGAGGATCCCCCTTCCCTTGTGACGGATGCAGAAGCTTTCATCTAGGGAAAGAGTTTGGGGATGAGAGGCCGCAATTGTGTTGCTCTCTTTGCTGCCATTCACTGTACCAATCCCTTTTCCCACAACCTCCCTTATCCTCCTTCCCCAccctccctttcccttctcagcagggaggctggattggatgatctctagaggtcccttccaaccctgaccattctgtgattctgtgtgattcttcTTTTCCCCCAAAGGCTTCATCAAGTCTCACGCGAGCCAAGTCTGGTTTGAATCAGTGTGCCTTCCTAGAAAGAGCTTCTCACTACTGCCTAGTGCTTAAGCCAGTAAAAGAGGTAATGAGAAAAGGCCCGTAAAAAAGCACTCTGGGCAGTTCTAACTGTTAGAGCCACAGCAAAGGTGCCTGCAGCTCCCCACTGTCCGTCTGTAGTGCCTCTTGCCAGAGGAGCTCAGGATGCTTAGTGCAGCATTTCCCCAGAGGTGCTTGGGCTTCTTCCCACTGTATGGATGTGGGTGGTGAGAGGCAGCGCGGAGACTGCACTCGGAgcatctgctgcctgcagcGAGGACGATGAGatttggagcatcttccttatgaggaaaggctgcaggaactgaggctgtttagtctggataagaggaggctgcgaagggatctcattaatatttgcaaatacctaaatggtgaatgtcaggaggttgaagcatcacttttttcttttgtatccagcagcaggacaaggggtaatgggatgaagctggaacacaaaaagttccacttaaacataagaaaaaactatttcactgttcaggtgagggagccctggcacaggctgcccagggaggttgtggagtctccttctctggagatcttcaaaacctgcctggacatgttcctgtgtgatctgatctaggttgatctgcttctgcagggtgtttggactagatgatctctaaaggtcccttccaacccctaccattctataattttaTGATTCCCTGTGAGCACAGACGGGGCTGTGAGCTCACATGACAGGTCAAGCAGATTTCTTTAGCCAAATAAAATGACAGGGCAGGGTAAGTGAAGAGTAGGTATTTAGTTAAGGGGGCTGGGATGCTCAAGAGTAGAAGATTTGTTCCAGGGTGAGGAGGCAGACAATGGGAGCAAGAGGCATGAGGACATGAAGGGGATCCTCCATGCCAGCTGAGGAACAACTGgtgagggaggaaagaaaaggctctCGAGAGATAACTAGGGAAAGATAGACATAAGGCATGTCTAGGACTTGATTACTTCTTCTCTGTGGAGGGGAGCCCAGCTATGAGGCGAGGGACAGGGAGTCCACCGATCTTGATCTCTGTCACCCATCTCTGACCCGATCACACTGACCAGCCAAGAGCCCCATCAAACACTCAAGAAGCTCAAAGGAAACTGCAGAAATATTTGAGATGTTATTgttctctgatttttaaagaattctTTTCCCTTGTTTGAGTGCCCTTCTCAGAAACCGAGTCACAACAACGGCAATTACATTTTAACTGAACAGTTAGTTACTCCCTGACTGCTGCCTTGCACTTTGCAAAATGACTTCAGCGGACTAATTTGGGAGTAGGATGCTTTGCCCTGTGACGCGGTGCTCTAGTCCGAGTGGCTCGCTCTAATTACCTCAGTCCTTCCAGCTCATCACAGTAAAGCTCAGTTGCATCCCATTGATTTCGGCAGCGTTGCAGCACCCGGCCGCGTGCCAAGAACAGGCTCACTCAGAACATTACCGGCTCACAGAGGCATCTCTCAGCCTTTGCAGACATTGAAGGTATTTATCCTCTGCCCTCAGTGTGAAACAGTTTTGTGGGAATCACCGGGAAAGCGATCTTAGCCTTTAAGATAGAAAGGCATACCCAAGGGAGCACCTTTCTCAAGGATGGAATGCAACTTTTAATTAAGAAGAGGGGAAGAATTAGCAGTCCTCTCCTTTAAGACATCAACACGTGCATTACATGCAGTATGGTTAATAAAACTGTTCCAGGGACACTTTCAAGGTTGACAGATTCCAAAATAAATCCACCTTAACACTGTTTTGGTGACTTTTGACTCCTTGTTGCTCTCCTACATGACATGGCAGCTTCTATCCTGGGTAGCCCAGGGAAAGCAGAAGCCTTGCCTGGAGGAGGAGTATATgtctgggagctgggctgggggcacaAGGCCATGGCTGTCCTGTATGCAGAGCTGCCTATGCACCCTCAAACTCATTTCCCTTCATGGACGATTTCTGTAGGAACAGAAAGTGCGAAGGGAGCAAGATGTGCGTTAGCACAAATCCATTGTGCAGCATTGCTGGAAAAAAGGACTCACAAACTTTTAAATCCTCAGTGACGTCTGCCTTGCAAACAATTTAACAACCAGTCCTATTTTTTTCTCCGATATCAGCTGATGCTGTTTGTGAGGGGCGCATCTCCCGACAGCTGGGGCTTGCTATTGTTTATTTCAGGAGCTCTGGCATCAGAGAAGTGACTTTTGCCCCTTCCTACTCACTCAAGGCAGCCCGCAACATTTCCTGCATCAAATCCTTTCCAGCAGCCTTCCTGCCTACCAGCCCTGCGACTCAGCCAGGCACAGCGGGCTCACCACCCACCTCCGGATGGGCTTTGCTCCCTCCGTCCCAGGGCCTCAAGCTGAGAGCAGCTTCTCTTCACCAGCGAACTCTTTATAGTGTCTTGGGAAAGAAAGTTTTCAGCTGTACTTGGCCTCTCTGATCTCACTGttggctgctgcccagcctgctCAAATGTCACCTCGTTTGCGCCATTGGCAGTGGGAAAGCTTTTATATAAAGGAACATAAATCACTTTCAAAAGTGCTTTAACTGTCATAAGATATCTTCATGGGTAGCATTTATCAAAACAGAAGATCCCAAATGTCTGTGTCAATTATATGGGttgttttccttaaatattGCATGTTacaattgtctttttttctttatatttttttactttatagCAGTACGGGGGAACATTTTTTGTTCAGCTTAGCTCGTGTTTGACATTCCTCAACTTTCAGGGTTTTACATGAGAAGTAACTCCCCTCACATCCACAGAGATGTAGAGGCTGGCACCAGCCTGGTGCCCAGGCCTGAAAAGCTGCCTGAGGTCCAGGAAATCTAGAGTTAAAGCCAACTTACTCCAATAgctttaaatgcatttaaacaAGTGGTATCTAATCAATTTCTGCATTTCTAAGGTCCTGTCCACAAAGGTGGTTGTTTGCAGTTTGGAGTAGACAGCGAGTGAccatcacagaaccacagaatggtcagggttggaaaggacctctagagaccatccagtccaacctactgctcaagcaggttgcccttgaccaggtcacacaggaacgtgtccaggcaggtttgaaaacctccatagaaggagattccacaccctccctgggcagcctctgccagggttccctcaccccttatgtggcactttttgtgttccagcttttgtccattgccccttgtcctgtcacttgagaaaacagacaaaagtgCAGTctcatccccttgacatacaccttttaaatacttgtgttaatgacctcctccctcagtcttctccaggctgaatagccccaggtcctgcagcctttcctcagaggaagatgctccagtcccctgatcatcttggtagccctacactggattctctccagaagttccctgtctctcttgagctagggagcccagcactggacacagtgcCAGCTCTCATCTAGTCAGGGAAAACGGACTAGTGGAGTCAGCCTTGGGCAGGGGACATCAGAGGAGGGGACCAAGGTTACAGATCAAAAAGTGACCTTGCTAAAGCAGTCCTGTCATGCCAATAACATAGTTCTGATTGAAAAGCAAAGCCTTGTGCTTTTGGGAGGTGAAGGGAAATTCCCCCATTTTCTGTGTCAGACCGACAACGTGATATCTGTGGGAATTTGCCATTTGTGCAGTAAGGTGCTGCAGGAACCATACCTTCAAATGTGGGGCCATAAATTGACtctcctctgtctcccttgCCCGTTACAATGTCTGCAGTGTAGAGAAAAGTGACCATCAGAGACCAAGTTTATCACAGGCACCACTGGGGACTGTCGGtgagcagctcagcctgggtCAGAGATGTGGGGTGTGTATTGCCTCGGGGGAACAATTGCACCCACCTTCCTGTTTTCCTACCAAAATCGTAACAGACCTTTGGGAAGGGTTCTGCTTCCATCCCAAGAGACGGTCTCTCTATGGAGAACTATTTCCTGCACTGCATTCCGTTGCTGTCCCTCTGAAGCTCCTGTCTGAGGTGAGAAGGCAGCATCTCCCCTCCCTTCCTGGGAGAGCTCCTGTGGTGGCAGTGCCCAGTGAGGACAGGTTGCCCCAGAGAGGGACGTCTGTCCAAGTGAGGAGGGTTAGAAggaaaaaggatgaaaatgCAGCTGCGGTGTTGTGGTGAGTTAAGACCTCTATCTTGTCTAAGAAAAACAGATTTGATAAGAGAGAAATTCTACTGAACCAGAGGCACTGGGGAGGCACTGAAGAAGCCCAATGCACCTATttttagggttgtttttttaaagacctcTGGTTTTGTTACTTTATTTAGACATTGTCTCATACTATCAGGTTATGGTTAGTCCTTGTAATTTTAGGTTGCTTTTATGGGCTTCATAAATATCTGCAGAGTTATTCCTGTAAAGTAGGAGGCGTATCTTGAAAGTTTAAACTTGAAATGTATTTACACACTCAGGCTTGGGGCAAAGCAAACATAGCTAAGAAATACAGGTAAGTAAGACAGACCAAATAGGGGGTAAGGAGGGAAATGCCTTCTGATAACACCTGTCTTGACTATCCTGGGGACATCAGCTGAGCAAACTGCATGACCCATTGTTTGTGGTGCCCTTCTCCTTGGTGCCATGCTCCAGACACAGCACTGGCATTCAGACAGCACACCAACAGTTTGCAAGGGCTCTGACACCTGCCTGAACACCTCCAGAAGTTAATCTCTCTATGAAAcaattaatatattttcctaTGGATATTCTTAGAGCTTTTTTGTTTCCAATGAGTTCCCTAATTACCAAAGAACTTCACTGAAAAGAGTTTTAATGTTTTCGATCAGTTTCCCAAATTCTGTTGAAAAGGTCTTGGATAATCAAAAGATCAAATTATCCAAACTTTTCCTTGTTTAGAAAGTGAGGTGGCTAAGATAGAAACTGTTTTCTGGTTTAGGTATACATTAATTATGAACTTATCCTGCAGAGATGAGCTTTGTCGTGCAGTTCAGCTATGACTCCGCAGATGGAAGCTGTTATTCATCAGATCAgcccacccccacccttgtgCTGTACCTCAGATTTGCTCAGGACACCTGGGAACTCACCTCCTCCCTGGATCCACCCGTTTTTCACAAGTCGATGGAAAAGGGAGTGTTTGTAGGTGAGCTCTCGGCCATCATGGAGAGACTTTGCTCCTCCAGCACACAGGGCACGGAAGTTTTCACAGGTCCTGGGACACACGTCTGAAAAGAGCTGCAAaagccagaagaggaaaacATGTGTGAAATTCCTAGCTGCCAATGTGTGACATTCCTAGCTGACTTGTCCACTGGCCTGATTGTGTGCCTCCCTGTCCTGTAGCGAGTGAAACCACTGCACTGGACTTAttcctctcttctgcttttctcctctgcaaCATACCTCAAAGAGCAGCCTCCCGACGGGTTCTTCCTCAATGGTTATCTCCAGGTATACAAATATGTGctgtttaaagcagaaaaacaaaggcaGTGAGGGAAAGGTCAGCTCCCTGTGCTGTACTCTCTTCCCAGTGCAGGCCAGGGTCCAGCTGCACAGCGCCGATGGTCTCAGAAAACACCTACAGTGCTGTCAATGCACAGCAGTGTTCCTACTATTTTAGTTAAATAAACGAAAAAGTAGAGGAAGTTTCACTTCATTCTGGGCAGAAATAACACTTTCATTTCATTCTGAGCAGAAATAATCTTAACAATGTGTTAAAGCAAACTACTGGGTAGGGCCTGTTGCTTGATCTTGCATGTGTTCACATGCTTGTTGCAGCCTGCATGAGACAGGCAGGAATAAATGCAGCCACAGGACTATCAGCCATCCCACCACAATGTACCCTTCTCACTTTTCCCAGCCAGCTTCCAATCTGTGTGCAGTTGGTGCTGCACCTTCCGTGGTATTCATTTTGGTACAacatcttttgtttctctgctctCAATATCGTGTCAGTGCTGGCAGCATCACACCTCACACCACCACAGCATTTCAGGTGGCCTTGGCTGGGAAAGGACAGGTTTGGCACTTGGGATTTTGGTGCCCAAGGGTAAGAGTAGCCACAAATTTTAGTACCCAAGGGCTTGGCAGATTGTGATTTTGGAGCAGCACAGTTGTGGCATGGTCAGCAATGCGCTTTTATCTGTTCAGCCCTAAGGCGATTAGCACCTCAAATACTAcattcagttctgggcccctcactctaagaaggacattgaggtgctggagcatgtccagagatgagcaacgaAGCCGGTGAAGagaagtctgatgaggagctgctgagggagctggggctgtttagcctggagaagaggaggctgagaggagacatgaccACTCTGCAACTACCTAAaggggggttgtagtgaggcgGGGCTTGGTCTCTGcttccaagtaacaagtgacaggacatgaggaaatggtctcaagttgtgccagggaaggtttcgtttggagattaggaagaattttttcactgagagggttgttaaacactggaaggggctgcccagggaggtggtggagtccccatccctagagatactcAAGACACatagataaggtgctgagggagatggtttagtttagtgatgggcttggcagtgtgaggttagtggttagactccatgatcttaaaggtcttttccaacaataATGATTCTGATTCTACTGTGTCAGGCATCTGGGCTGGTGTTTTCTCCCTCCTGGCTGCTGAGAGGCATGGAGGCTCTGCTGTCCTGGGCAGGGGATGCTCCCCCCCAGCCACTCCAGCACCAGCACCCCTGCCTTCACagggcagaaaacaaaatacctGCCACCTCTATGTTGACTCTCCTTCCTCCTACTGGTACCGGCCCTTCTGTCAGGCAACCCCTTCAGCCACTTACAGACCTTGTACTCTTCTCATAAAGAAGTGATACTTGCCTGGCTGCTTTTCAGGTATTTGGTGTAGAAATCCTCAGCAATTGCTCGGTAAAGTGCCTCAGGCTTGAAGTCTTGATAGTCCCACTGCTGGTAAGACCACTTGAGCATCTCCTTCTCGTCCCCCAGCAGCTGGCCATCCACGAAGCACATCACCGAGGAGGTGTATGCCCAGACCTCACCcctcagttcctgcagtttCAGAGGGACAACAAAGCCTCCAGGGTTTGTTTACACATTTAGCAAAGAAGCAATCAGCAATAATCCACCACAGTTAAGGTGGCCTGGgatatttttatgcttttcctACTTTTAAAACCACAAATTCTGCCAAAGGGAAGAGAATGGGCAGCAGCTTTCGGTGATGTGCTGACATTGCATGCAGTTACACGCACTCAAGGTCTGGATCCCACTGCTACAACACTCATCTGGGTGTCACTTTGGAGGCAGCTCAGATTGAACAGACCTCTCGAGGGTCTTTGAGGATGTTAAATAAACTGGGGTGGAAAAGCTCACTTGTGAAACCTGTAGATGTCACCGAGatgggagaagctgcagcccagggaagaGGATTTGTGTCCAAAACAACCCGATGAAATGCGAGttaccttctttttctcttgtaaaTATTCATGCCAGGCAAATTCTACTAAAGGCTGTATTACAGGATCTGCAAACTTGCTTGGAAACTTCAGCTTCAGAGCCTAGATTTTcaaggtaaggaaaaaaaattgcttacaAGCAGTGTAATACACCCCCATCCTATCACAGATTGTACTTCTCTCATGACCTACAACCTAAGCCACATTCTGATCCAGTTACTGCTCTGCACCCTTCATGCCTCTGGCGTAATTCCTGACACTTGCCTAAGTACATGCAAATTGCTCTACATCCATATATGTAGTCACTGTCTTATTTTTCTGTGACAGGCTGCTTCACAAATATGACTGAATTATACTGGTACTCCCTGTTCCTCTCTCCCCCATGTGAGATGGATGTAGGTGGTGAGAAATTCAAAGACGTTGCTGAGCATCATTAGCTGCATTTTTGCATGTACAAGGTATCATAGTTTTCTACTGTCCCAGGAGATTGGGCCTAGGGCCTTGAGGCAAGCAAGTAGCTTGGTGAAGGCCGCAGGTGAATGTTTCCAGTCCCCATTGCACATAGCATTGCTTCAGCAGCACACCATTGTTTAGCTATGGGACACTCTTCTAGATGAATTTAGCTTCATCTCCCTGTGAGCTGTGGCTTAAAGCCAGGCCAGCTGGCCTTAAAAGGAACAAAGCAAAGAAGTGgctttctgttcagctcacgGTCCCTGTTGTTATCCTTGAGACAGtggctgagaaaaaaaacaacaggaaaaggcCAGGAGGCACACACTCACTGCAGCTATCTGCTTGGCTCATCCTTAGGTCTGCTGATAGATGGCAGAGGTTCCCTGGCTCTAAGTGCTGTTGGAGAACCAGCCTGGCAGGTAAACCTTCACAGGCAGGGAGGGCACAAAGGTCAGCACCACGCACCCTTTACTAGCTGCAGGTGGTGCTTCTGCCACTCCACAGAGCTTCTCCTGAAAAACCTCtaaaacctcatgaggtttgaGGCTTTTTGCTTTCTCACCCGTGCTGAGACTTGCATTAAGGGACTTGCCATAAGCTGCCAAGCACATTGGGCAGAGCTGTGATGTGCATGAATCATAAATTATGGAACAGtgcaggttggaagggacctctagagatcatccagtccatacccctgctcaagcaggtttcCCTctatcaggtcactcaggaacatgtccaggtgagttttgaaacctgccaggaaggagactccacaccctccctgggtagcctgtgctagggctccctcaccctcacaagaaagtagtttttccttgtgtttaagtggaactttttgtgttccagcttatgtccgtTACCCCGTGTCCTGTCA from the Colius striatus isolate bColStr4 chromosome 2, bColStr4.1.hap1, whole genome shotgun sequence genome contains:
- the PPIL6 gene encoding probable inactive peptidyl-prolyl cis-trans isomerase-like 6 — translated: MQDFGCNLGLKGNEMAAATAGRELYLHRPAPLALPAPHFCSSREQQSACTTSSRCHKRSRKRLKGIRIIRFKVLALKLKFPSKFADPVIQPLVEFAWHEYLQEKKKELRGEVWAYTSSVMCFVDGQLLGDEKEMLKWSYQQWDYQDFKPEALYRAIAEDFYTKYLKSSQHIFVYLEITIEEEPVGRLLFELFSDVCPRTCENFRALCAGGAKSLHDGRELTYKHSLFHRLVKNGWIQGGDIVTGKGDRGESIYGPTFEDESFCIRHKGRGILGMANKGRHSNSSQFYITFQPAPYLDKKYVAFGQLIEGTQVLQRLEAVPTYYERPAVACRINNCGTFEP